GACGGATCCTTATGTTTCTTTTAGGTAGTAGagaagatatatatatatatatatatatatatatatatatacaagcagtggtagttaccaccacttgcgttttgtatgttgtatgtgGTATCTATCGAAACCAAGAGTATGTACGTGTAGTATATACTCGTAGTATCTATCAAtgattaggtagtatatatactaatttTTGGGTAGTACCTACCATGTTTTGAGAATGCTCTTTTTTATCTCTCTTTTTTTAGGAAAAAATACTGCCGCTTTATTTAAAACACGAAGTTTGGAATGTCATCCGAAATTACATCAAGAACAAAATCCGGGGGAGCTTCTAACCAAACCTTACATAGTTCGTCTCCCACCCCTACTTTAGCGAACTTGTGCGCGGCAACATTAGCAGATCTCCTAACCCAAGAGACTTTAAAACCCTGAAAAGAATGCAGCAAAAGCTTTAAATCCTCCACCCATGGACCAGTGACGCCCAGGTTCTTCGTGGGCTGTTTTAGCATCTGCACCAAGGCTTGACTGTCCAACTCCAGATGTATGCGCTGTGCATTGATCTCCCTGGCCAGTTCCAAAGCCCTTCTGCACGCCAAAATTTCAGTCGCTTCCGGGTCAGCAATATTCGGAAAGTGGTGGCACAAACCCGCCCTGAACGCTCCATGGTGATCTCTCAGCACAGCGCCCCCTCCACCCTTGTCCCCATGCCTAGACGTAGCACCATCAGAGTTGATTTTAAGCCATCCATCATCAGGTGGCTGCCATCTCTGGCGCGGTGTTGGGGCTGCATGTTGTCTCTGCTCCATGTGCACGCTCTTCCACTCCTTCATATGTGCTACAACAGTAGCCATTACTTCATGTGGCGCTGCTATTTTCCATCCCTCCCTTGCCTCATTTCGAGACAGTCACAAGCCGTAAGTCGCCTGTATCATCGCCTCCCTTTTGTCGCCAGAAGCACCAGAGAACCAGTTCAGAAGCCAACTAGCTAACGCACTTTGGGAGCCGAGCTGAGGCGGTGGGATCGCCACCGCAACTCCCCTTTCTAAGTGTAGTAGCTGCCAGAATTGTACTGAATGTTAACACGCCCAAAATATGTGATAGATAGTCTCCTCTCGACCGCATGCAACACAAAAAACTCCGGGTTTAATCCGACGTCGGTGAAGTTCAGCTCCGACTGCCAAGCCGTTTCTAATTAGTCGCCACATGTGAATTTTCGCCTTGGCTGGCACTTGTGTGTCCCATAATGCCATGTATCCTCTATGCTTCGCAACTGAGCTAGACGTATCTGGCTGTCCAGACCTCGCTCTTAACTTTGCCATGCACATGTGATATGCTGATTTGACCGTGAAACAACCATTCTTTGTATAGTTCCATGCGAGATAATCTGCCCGGCCGGGTCCTCCCACCGCAATTTGCTGTATATCATGCACGTCCTCCGGCGTGAACATTGCCTGCAGCCTTCCCAGGTTCCAACTCATTCCATCCGAGGACAGTAGATGTGCAACCCGTGTGACACCCGGCATATAAACCTGACCAAGCGGTTTCATGTTGTTGCTTCGTGGGATCCAATTGGCATGGTGTATGCGTACTTGGGACCCATCCCCGATGCGCCAGATCAGTCCCTCCCTAAGGAGATCACGCCCGTGCAGAATGCTACGAAAAGTGTATGACGCCGTCGATGGACAGGTTGCTGTAAGTATTGAATCCTCGCTGAAATACCTCGCCTTAAGGACTCGAGCGCATAAAGAAGTCGGCACCTGCAAGATTCTCCATGCCTGCTTTGCGAGCAAAGCTTGATTAAACGCCTTCGGGTCTCTAAAGCCCATGCCACCATATCTTTTTGCCTCACACATCTTCTGCCATGAGATCCAATGTACTTTCCTCTCACCGTTCGCCTCACCCCACCAGAATTTTGAAGAGATAGAAGTCGGATTCCGCACATCTTCTTTGTAAGGCAAAAACAACTCATGGTGAAAGTAGGTACAGATTGTAGACCTGATTTGACAAGTACTTCCCTCGCAGCCTTAGACAGTCCCTGCCCCTTCCATCCACACACCTTTCCTTTAGAGCTCTCCGTCACATATTTGAAAGTGCCATCCTTTGATCTCCCAACCAGTGTTGGAAGACCCAAATACCGCTCACTCAGAGCTTCCGTCTGTACACCCAAAGTGTTCTTCAACTCCGCCTTCATCACATCTTGACATCCTTTGCCAAAGAAAATAGAAGAATTTTGCAAGTTAACTCGTTGACCGGAGGCCACCTCGTACTGTGTTAATATATCCTTAAGCGCCTCCATATTTTCATTTGTCCCTTCAAGAAAGACAATGCTATCATCTGCAAAGAGAAGGTGCGTGACATGGGGGCCAGTGCTCCCGAAGTTCACTCCTTAATCCTTTTGTACCTTTGCGCCTTCCTTAGTAGGGCCGAGAATCCCTCCACGCAGAACAGAAACAAGTAGGGTGAGAGTGGATCACCCTGCCGTAACCCCCTGGAAGGAGAGAAACATCTTGAAAAGTCGCCATTTAATTTAACCCGGAAGCTTGCTGTTGTTACACACCTCATTATCATAGCAATCCATTCAGGAGCAAAACCATACCGTCCTAGCATTTGCTCCAAGAAAATCCACTCCACCCGATCGTATGCTTTCATCATGTCCAACTTCACCGCACACAATGCCTTCTTCCTCTTCCGCGTTCAAATAGCATGAACGCACTCATATGCAACCAAGACATTGTCAGAAATAAGCTTCCCTGCCACGAACGCACTCTGCTCCTCAGAGATAAGGATAGGGAGGATGCGCTTCAGGCGGTTTGCCAACACCTTTGTGGCGATCTTGTAGAGAACGTTACAGAGGCTAATAGGTCGAAATTGCGATAACAATTCCGGCGAGTTCACCTTGGGAATCATAACAATAACAGTAGCGTTGAAAGCACCCGGGGCTGCTACCCCATTTAGAAAATCCCTCACTGCTCCACACACATCCTCCCTTAACAACGACCAGTGTCGCTGATAGAATAGAGCCGGAAGGCCGTCCGGTCCCGGGGCCTTCGTCGAACCCATTTGAAACAATGCCTCTTCGATCTCCTCATCTGAGATTGGGGATACAAGGGAAGCATTCATGTCCTGTGTGACCGCATGTGATATATTCTGTAGTAATGTGTTTGTCCCAGTTGATCCCTCGGATGtgaagagttgttcataaaaacctGCGGCCATCTCCCTCATATCGTCATTTACTATACACTTTGTACCATCATCCCTCCTCAGTGCCTTGATAGTGTTTTTGCGCTTCCGATGTGAAGCTCTTTTTTATCTCTAttcctaatgtctcagttggtatAGTCTCCGTTCCGGatttattttcgtcccaccactttcgtccggttttttttcGTCGGTTTTTTCGTCCCCTTCTCACACCCCGAATTGCCCGACCCGCTAAAAAAAATCCCCTCATCCGATCCCCAACCTCCCCCCGATCCCGTCGCCGCTGCCTCCTACCGATGCGCCACCACTCCCGCCTCCTTCCGGCGCGCTGTCATCCCCGCCTTCTTTCGGCGCGCCGTCATCCCCGCACCCTACCGGCGCGCCGCCGGACCCTCCTTCTTCCCTGGAGCGCCGCCACCCCGCTGCCGCTGCCATCTTCCCGAGCGCGCCGTTGCCGCCGTCTTCCCCAGAGTGCCACCGCCCCGCCACCCCCGCCCACGGGACCAGTGGTCCCATCACCGGTCTCCCCCCACCCAGATCTGTTGGAGGCGCACCGGATCCTGCCTCACGGCCGGTTCCCGCGACTCAGCCGCCGCCCCAACCGCTGCAGTAGCCGAGCACCTCCACTAGGTGCCCCGGCGGTTCGGACCCCCACCTGGCCCCTCCCTCGAACCCAGCGAGCCTCCGCCCCGGCCTACTTCCCGCGCGAggtcgcctccgcctccgcctggATGGATGGATTCAGGAAGGTATCCTTCCTCCCTGGGTGGAGCGAGCTGCAGATCCCGTCCGGCCCTCGGGAACCGGCCatctccgcctcctcctcgccgctgCCGCTGGGGATCACGTCTTCACCAAACGCGAGCTCCGCCCCATCCGACCGACCGCAAAGGGGTGAGTTTTCTTCATCCCGAACCCTCCTGATTTGCTTACTGCACTGTGagaactcaagcttttcttcttCAGAGGTACGACATGGCGGAAACAAAACTGCACGGCAATGTGCATTTCTGCAACACATCAGGTCTACATTTTCCATTGCCCTGGACTTATGAGTAAGTAGCATACAGAGTTCAGTCTGATTCTAAAGAACAAGAGTAGAAAATATATTCTGCCGAGTAGAAAATATCTTCAGGTCTACATTTTCCATTGCCCTGGACTTATGGCTATCTAATTGTAAAGAACAAGAGTAGAAAATATAGACATGCGTCTTCACGTGTGTCCATTAAATTTGTTTTGATTCTGTTAATATATTTTTGTTGCAGACGGAAGAAAAAGCAACATGAAGTTCCTGTCTGCATCAAACTGCTTTCACTTATATTCTGCCGAATTTGTTCCTTCTATGGGACTGTACATGGGGATTATCTACAAGGGTTATGTCCTCTGCAGGTAGATTATCTTATAGGACAGGCGAAATGCAACAGAAGAAGCTCCTCCGCTGCTACTCGCCAAACTCCAAGCAAAAAGGACCTTCCACTTTCCTTGCTAATGGTGAGCAACTCAAAGATGTCTAAAAGGTTACGCTTAATATTTACCCTCCGTATCTTATTTACTTGACCATTACATGTATAGATGCTTTTAGAGAACATGTATATATAGCTGCAGATCTGTTATATCTGAACAATGGCAGATTTGACCATTACATGTATATACCTGCCAGGAGAGAACATGTATATCTATCAGTTGTTTTTTGATCATTAAGATATTACTTTCTCATCTTATTTCTAGGTATAAACACTGGTGCTGTTTTGTTTAATTTCGAAACATGCAGATTATCGTGTCTTCATCCCTGCGAAGTGACATTCTTTCCCAGTAATCTGTGCATGTGAAAATTATTTTCAAATGCGATTCTACTTGGTAGTTTTCATATTTCCAATGGCCCGTCAAGTGTGCATTTTCACGAGCTTCAGCAAACCCTTTTTCAGTCATCTGGTCCATGTACATACCAAGTGCTTGTTGaaataaaaatgcaattggctgCCAATTTTATCTTGCGTGTATCACTGGTTAATTTTGTATAGTTAGTTTTATGTCTATATATTGTCAATATATCGAAATTTTGGTCCTCTGAGTAAGCACTCGGTTCCTTGTTAGGTCTGGCTAGATCGATATTTAAGGGATCATTTTAGTCCCAGTTTTCCACCTTGCATTAAAAGAATGCCTTTGTATCATAGGCAGCTGGTCCAATTACATGCTCTTTGTCTAGACTAACACTCAGATGGCTGAAACTCAAAGTTTCAGTATCAATACAGTAAAATTCTCCCAAATAGATAAGTATCAGTTCACTTCTGGGCATTCATCAATTTTAGTGCTACATATTCCTATTTGGATTATACTTGGTGCATCAAATTAATGAATCAGGAAACTCCTTTTTTGTTGTTTGGGCAGGGGCCTCAGTTTGTTCGGAATCAGATACAACCATTTGATCCATTATTGTTCGTGGGCgtcatatttaaaaaaaattggatTTTGTAAAGTTTGCGGTTAATAAGCCGGTGAGAGCTGATGGTTCAGTTTGATCCTGCATATTCTTGACCTCTTTCTCTGTCAGGTAAATTACCATGGTACTTTTCTAATGTGATTTGTAAAGTTTTACCAATCTGGTGAGCATATGAGACTGCAATATTGTGTTCACTCTCAGGATTAAACTGCTTGCTGAGTAATTCGCCTCTTATTATTTGCATGAAATAGCAGTAGTTTTCTTGTCTAACTTCATTTGATTTTGTATGCAGGAGGATATTCAATACCAAGATTTATGATTTGGCATAAGTGAGATGACATACAAGTGAGTTTAATTCGTCAGAGTGAAATAGCAACAGTTTTCTTATCATACCGCCGGCAACTGCACCTCAACTGCGGAAAAAGAAATCTTGAAGAACCAAGACCACCACCAGCTGGAAGAAGGTAAAAATCCTTTTTTTCTTCCCCCTCATTTGATTTCCATTTCCTCGCAGCTCTAGGTAATTTCGTGACCTACCTCTTGGTAAGTCACCGATCTGCAGAATGCatgtagtgtgtgtgtgtgtgtgtgtcagatatacAGTGAAAAAACACCACAATGCAAGTGTCAGATCCTATTCTTGGTGCAATTTTGCCACTATGTTCTGGACCGTAAGCAACTGCTTCATGTTAAACTAAAGCTCCAATCAGGCTTGTGGCTCTTCTGTACCTGTATGCCTAGATTATTTACTAATGGGATATGCACTAGATCTTCCTGTATAGGATCATCAATTGCTAGGAATAGTCATGGTTTTTATTAATTTTTCATGTTTTTTTATTTAGTTTGACTTccacttatctggtacactaaatGATCTCTAGCTATTTTTTAACTATTGATTAGTACACTGAGATGAATTCTATTGGTCTCAGAGTGCAAGAGATTTCCTGGATGCCTCAACTATATGCATACTTGTGTTATATTTGACACCCTCATGAAATGTACTAGATGGCGTATTCTTCCGTGTAGCTTAAAATTCTTAAAACAAATGTCCCTAA
This sequence is a window from Aegilops tauschii subsp. strangulata cultivar AL8/78 chromosome 7, Aet v6.0, whole genome shotgun sequence. Protein-coding genes within it:
- the LOC109754906 gene encoding uncharacterized protein isoform X1; the encoded protein is MRHHSRLLPARCHPRLLSARRHPRTLPARRRTLLLPWSAATPLPLPSSRARRCRRLPQSATAPPPPPTGPVVPSPVSPHPDLLEAHRILPHGRFPRLSRRPNRCSSRAPPLGAPAVRTPTWPLPRTQRASAPAYFPREVASASAWMDGFRKVSFLPGWSELQIPSGPREPAISASSSPLPLGITSSPNASSAPSDRPQREVRHGGNKTARQCAFLQHIRRKKKQHEVPVCIKLLSLIFCRICSFYGTVHGDYLQGLCPLQVDYLIGQAKCNRRSSSAATRQTPSKKDLPLSLLMVSNSKMSKRRIFNTKIYDLA
- the LOC109754906 gene encoding uncharacterized protein isoform X2 — encoded protein: MRHHSRLLPARCHPRLLSARRHPRTLPARRRTLLLPWSAATPLPLPSSRARRCRRLPQSATAPPPPPTGPVVPSPVSPHPDLLEAHRILPHGRFPRLSRRPNRCSSRAPPLGAPAVRTPTWPLPRTQRASAPAYFPREVASASAWMDGFRKVSFLPGWSELQIPSGPREPAISASSSPLPLGITSSPNASSAPSDRPQREVRHGGNKTARQCAFLQHIRRKKKQHEVPVCIKLLSLIFCRICSFYGTVHGDYLQGLCPLQVDYLIGQAKCNRRSSSAATRQTPSKKDLPLSLLMEDIQYQDL
- the LOC109754906 gene encoding uncharacterized protein isoform X3, whose amino-acid sequence is MDSGRYPSSLGGASCRSRPALGNRPSPPPPRRCRWGSRLHQTRAPPHPTDRKGRYDMAETKLHGNVHFCNTSGLHFPLPWTYERKKKQHEVPVCIKLLSLIFCRICSFYGTVHGDYLQGLCPLQVDYLIGQAKCNRRSSSAATRQTPSKKDLPLSLLMEDIQYQDL